The segment GAGTTCCGGTTCCGCTGTAACTGTTTCCGACAGTCCATGCAAAATAGTACGACCCGTCGTCGTTTTGCCTGATCTGCACCGACCCTCTATATTTCGACCCGTTCGGATTCGTTCCCGAAACTTTATATGTCCCGCCGATCGTCAAGACCTGGGCGGAAACGTATGTGAAAGAAAAGACTAAACTAATTATAGCCAAAAGAATCAAAATTTTTGAACCAAATTTATGCGACATGAAAACCTCCCTTTTCGGGTGCGTATTATACTTATTCTTCTCACCCGAATCAAGAAATTTACAAAAGAAAAGTCCTTAATTTTCCAACTTAGATGAGAAATATAATCAAAATAATTTATTTTCTTCGCAAAAAACCAAATTCGAATTTAACGTTCAGGGTTAAGGAGTCTTGGGAATAGAATTCAATCCGCGCAAAATCCATTTTCTGGAATCCGCCGGATCGATTACGGCATCTATCTCCAAATAGGAAGCCATATTCATTGCCTTCCCTCTTTCATAAGCTTCGTTGACTAAGCGATCGAATAATTTCTGTCTTTCGTTCCAATCTTTAATTTCAGCAAGTTCCTTTTGAAATCCGGTGCGAATTTCTCCTTCGATTCCCATCGCTCCGAATTCGCCCGAAGGCCAAGAAATCGTAAAAACCGGAGCATGAAAGCTACCGCCCGCCATTGCCATCGCACCTAAACCGTATCCTTTCCTGAGAACGACAGTAAAAATCGGAACCTTACAAGCGGCAGACTCTTCGAATAAACGCCCAGCTTTACGCACTAAACCCTTCTTCTCCACTTCAGGACCGACCATAAATCCGGGAGTATCACAAAGAAATAATATTGGTATATTAAAAGAATCGCATAGTTTTATAAAGTCGCTAGCTTTATCCGCCCCTTCCGCATCGATTGCCCCTGCTAAATGAGTAGGATCGTTAGCGACAAGCCCTAACACTTTCCCTTCGATTCTAATAAAAGCCGTGACCATACCCGCTGCAAATTTTTGTTTAAGTTCCAAAAAAGAATCTTCATCAGCGAGAATCTTAATTAAAGAGCGAATATCGTAGGAACGTAATCGATTTTCAGGAATAGCCGTTCTCAATGCTCGTTGATCAGTGCATGAAAAATTTATAATGTCCCCTTGAAAATAGGATAAGGTTTTTTTTGCAATTTCAACGGCTTCTATCTCGTCTTTGACGAGAATATCTACGACTCCGTTTTTAGTCTGAATATCGACCGGGCCGATATCTTCCGCAGAAAAATTGCCAAGACCTCCCCCTTTAACCATAACAGGTCCGCCCATGCCTATATTTGATCCCTGAGTTGCGATAGTGATGTCGCTGCAGCCGAATAAAGCTGCGTTCCCTGCGAAACAACGACCGGAAGTAATCGCAATACGAGGAGCAATTCCTTTTAAACTCGCATATTGGCGAAATGTGTGCAAATCCAAACCGGCTACCGCGGGCATATCGACTTCCCCCGGACGACCGCCTCCGCCTTCGGTAAAAAAGACTAACGGAAGTTGAAGCTCCTTAACAACCTGCAATAAACGATCCGTTTTTTTATGATTCATTGCTCCCTGCGTTCCCATAAAGACGGTGTAATCGTACGCCAGAACAGCGCAGCGCGATCTATGCGAGTCAAAGATTGCCCCGTTTACGTTAGCCAATCCGGTAATCAAACCGTCTGCTGGACTCAATTTGATTAACTCATCCAGGGATCGTCTGCGACGTTGCGCCGCAATCGCCAACGCGCCGTACTCCACGAAAGTACCAGGATCGCAGAGATCGGCAATATTCTCCCTAGCGGTTCTTTGCCCTCTTTTATGGCGTTTGGCTACGGCTTGAGAGCGAAAGCTATCTTCGTTTAACGACAACCGATTCAATAAATCCTGAAGATCGGGACGAATCGAATCCAAATTTATTTTACTCTGATCTTCCGAAGCCGAGTCTATTACTTCCGACGGCCTGACAAAAAGCAAAGATTGTTCTGGAGCCACAATGGAACCTATCGAAATCGGAATTCTTTCCACCAAACCCGAAACCTCGGTATTAATTACGTGCTCCATTTTCATTGCGGAAATAATCGCGATTTTTTGCCCTTTTCGAATCATTTCGCCTTCGGCGACGCAGATTTCCGTTAAACGTCCGGAAATCGTAGAAGGAACTTGCAAAGTTCCTAATGGAGCCTCCTCTATTTCGGTTACTTCCGGAATTGATTCGTTTTTATCCGATAAGAAAGAAAACTCTTTATGAACTTTAGAATGTTCAAATACGGCGGATCCGGAGATTTCGTCTATCATTCTGGTATAAACCGCATAATTTTCCATTTCCGGCAAAAGGAGAAGATTCTGGAGAAATGTCTTATTAGTTGTAACGCCTTGGATATTAAAATCACTCAATGCGCGATAAGCCAAAGATATGGCGTCTTGAATGCGCGAACTTTTACTATGGACGATAAGCTTCGCAAGCAATGAATCGAAACTAGGATTCATTACGTATCCGGAATATGCCCCTGTATCAACGCGAATCCCCGGCCCAGTTGACGGCTCAAAGACTGCCAATTTTCCGGTCGACGGCTGCGGATTGCCGGTTCGATCAAGAGTCTCAGCATTAATTCTTAGCTGAATTGCAAATCCCGTAGGAGGTGCAATCGCCTCGGGCCAAATTCCTAGGTCTTTCAAAGATTGCCCGGCGGCTATGCGCAATTGTAGCTGAAGCAAATCGATTCCGGTCACTTCTTCTGTAACAGTATGTTCGACTTGTAAACGTGGATTAGCCTCCATAAAGTAAAATTTTCCTCGCGTATCCTCATCGACTAAAAATTCGAATGTCCCGAGACTCGAATATTGCACACTTCGAGCTAAACGGAGAGCCGAATTTAGAATCGAATCCCGAATTTCGGGGGATAAATTGGGAGCCGGCGACACCTCTATCAATTTTTGATTTCTTCTTTGTAAGGTGCAATCTCTCTCCCATAAATGAGCGATTTCTCCATGAGTATCGCCTACGATTTGGACCTCGATGTGCCGAGCTCTCGGAAGAAATTGCTCAACGTATAAATCTCCGTTTCCGAACGCGGCTTTAGCTTCGGAAGAACATCTAAGAAAATCTTCCTCCATTTGATCCAGATTTCGGACCCTTCGGATTCCTCTCCCTCCGCCACCGGATAACGCCTTGATCATTAACGCTCCATGTTGAACGAAAAAATCCTTCGATTGAGCGAGTGTAGTAGGACCTCTGGTCCCAGCCAGAACCGGAATCGAGTTCTGTTCCGCTAATCGAATCGCCTCGAGTTTATCTCCCAGGGTTTTGACAACCCGCGAAGAAGGACCAATAAATTGTAACCCCTCCACCAAACAGCTTTCGGCAAACTCAGCGTTTTCACTTAAAAAACCGTAGCCCGGATGAAGAAACAAACAATGCGTCTCCTTCGCGACTCGGATCAGTTGCTTCGCGTCCAAATACGCGTGGCTTCCGCTGCCATTTAACGCAATGGAATGATCTCCGCACAGACGATGTTTCGAATCTGCGTCGTCCTCGGAAAAAACGACTACGCTTTCCCATCCTAGCGCTGCGGAAGCTCGTGCAATCCGAATCGCGACTTCCCCTCTATTTGCAATTAGTAATTTCTTGGATGCCATATGTAGATGGGCAGCAATCTCCTCCAAATTGCGAAAGAGTCGACTATAATTCGGGTTTGAAACTTGTTCTTGGAAAGAGGAAAAGTCTTATAATTGGTTTGATTAAAAAACTTTTTAGAATTTAACCAACACAAATAGACGAACTAAAAAGAACTCGTTACAATAAACAATTAAAAAGTGCGTAAGTAACGAAATCCTTT is part of the Leptospira broomii serovar Hurstbridge str. 5399 genome and harbors:
- the lfb1 gene encoding LIC10280 family protein, giving the protein MSHKFGSKILILLAIISLVFSFTYVSAQVLTIGGTYKVSGTNPNGSKYRGSVQIRQNDDGSYYFAWTVGNSYSGTGTLDGNVLTVDWGDTYPVIYTVTNGGARLEGTWGDGTGTEILTK
- a CDS encoding acetyl-CoA carboxylase family protein; amino-acid sequence: MASKKLLIANRGEVAIRIARASAALGWESVVVFSEDDADSKHRLCGDHSIALNGSGSHAYLDAKQLIRVAKETHCLFLHPGYGFLSENAEFAESCLVEGLQFIGPSSRVVKTLGDKLEAIRLAEQNSIPVLAGTRGPTTLAQSKDFFVQHGALMIKALSGGGGRGIRRVRNLDQMEEDFLRCSSEAKAAFGNGDLYVEQFLPRARHIEVQIVGDTHGEIAHLWERDCTLQRRNQKLIEVSPAPNLSPEIRDSILNSALRLARSVQYSSLGTFEFLVDEDTRGKFYFMEANPRLQVEHTVTEEVTGIDLLQLQLRIAAGQSLKDLGIWPEAIAPPTGFAIQLRINAETLDRTGNPQPSTGKLAVFEPSTGPGIRVDTGAYSGYVMNPSFDSLLAKLIVHSKSSRIQDAISLAYRALSDFNIQGVTTNKTFLQNLLLLPEMENYAVYTRMIDEISGSAVFEHSKVHKEFSFLSDKNESIPEVTEIEEAPLGTLQVPSTISGRLTEICVAEGEMIRKGQKIAIISAMKMEHVINTEVSGLVERIPISIGSIVAPEQSLLFVRPSEVIDSASEDQSKINLDSIRPDLQDLLNRLSLNEDSFRSQAVAKRHKRGQRTARENIADLCDPGTFVEYGALAIAAQRRRRSLDELIKLSPADGLITGLANVNGAIFDSHRSRCAVLAYDYTVFMGTQGAMNHKKTDRLLQVVKELQLPLVFFTEGGGGRPGEVDMPAVAGLDLHTFRQYASLKGIAPRIAITSGRCFAGNAALFGCSDITIATQGSNIGMGGPVMVKGGGLGNFSAEDIGPVDIQTKNGVVDILVKDEIEAVEIAKKTLSYFQGDIINFSCTDQRALRTAIPENRLRSYDIRSLIKILADEDSFLELKQKFAAGMVTAFIRIEGKVLGLVANDPTHLAGAIDAEGADKASDFIKLCDSFNIPILFLCDTPGFMVGPEVEKKGLVRKAGRLFEESAACKVPIFTVVLRKGYGLGAMAMAGGSFHAPVFTISWPSGEFGAMGIEGEIRTGFQKELAEIKDWNERQKLFDRLVNEAYERGKAMNMASYLEIDAVIDPADSRKWILRGLNSIPKTP